One region of Monomorium pharaonis isolate MP-MQ-018 chromosome 11, ASM1337386v2, whole genome shotgun sequence genomic DNA includes:
- the LOC105835168 gene encoding serine/threonine-protein kinase NLK isoform X4 encodes MLCFFKHDNVLSALDILQPPHLDFFQEIYVITELLQSDLHKIIVSPQHLSPDHIKVFLYQILRGLKYLHSARILHRDIKPGNLLVNSNCVLKICDFGLARVAEPDQNVHMTQEVVTQYYRAPEILMGARHYTAAVDVWSVGCIFGELLRRRILFQAQSPVQQLELITELLGSPTLEEMRYACEGAKSHMLRRAHKPPSLATLYNLSSQATHEAVHLLCQMLVFDPDKRITVVDALAHPYLDEGRLRYHSCMCTCCYTTSAGMRQYRVDFEPSAAHPFDDLWERKLTSVQQVKEEMHKFIAEQLNTSRVPLCINPQSAAFKSFASSTVAHPSELPPSPHQWE; translated from the exons ATACGTGATCACCGAGCTGCTCCAGAGCGACTTACACAAGATCATCGTGAGTCCACAGCATCTCAGCCCGGACCACATCAAGGTCTTCCTTTATCAGATCCTACGAG GCCTCAAGTACCTTCACTCGGCCCGAATTCTCCACAGGGACATCAAGCCCGGGAACCTCCTAGTGAACAGCAATTGCGTACTGAAA ATCTGTGATTTCGGGTTGGCTCGGGTGGCGGAGCCCGACCAGAACGTCCACATGACCCAGGAAGTGGTGACACAGTATTATCGCGCACCGGAAATCCTGATGGGCGCGCGACACTACACCGCTGCGGTGGACGTGTGGAGCGTCGGCTGTATCTTCGGCGAGCTTCTACGCCGGCGGATCCTCTTCCAGGCCCAAAGTCCCGTTCAACAG CTCGAATTGATTACGGAGCTACTAGGTTCGCCCACTCTCGAGGAGATGAGGTATGCGTGCGAGGGCGCGAAGTCCCATATGCTGAGAAGGGCGCACAAGCCGCCGTCGCTCGCGACTCTGTATAATCTTAGCAGCCAGGCGACGCACGAGGCCGTCCACTTGCTCTGCCAGATGCTAGTCTTCGATCCC GACAAGAGGATCACTGTGGTGGACGCCCTGGCGCATCCTTATCTGGACGAGGGACGGCTGCGATATCATTCGTGCATGTGCACATGCTGTTACACGACGAGCGCCGGTATGAGACAGTACAGGGTGGATTTTGAGCCCTCGGCCGCCCATCCGTTCGACGATCTCTGGGAGCGAAAGCTCACGAGCGTGCAGCAGGTGAAAG AGGAGATGCATAAATTTATAGCGGAGCAGTTGAACACGTCGCGAGTGCCGCTCTGCATTAATCCGCAGTCCGCGGCGTTCAAGAGCTTCGCGAG CTCCACGGTGGCTCACCCCTCGGAATTGCCACCCTCTCCACACCAGTGGGAATAA